The Devosia sp. A16 genome includes a window with the following:
- a CDS encoding adenylate/guanylate cyclase domain-containing protein yields MQTCSKCGFSNPDSARFCANCGNALEPARPVEGERRFATVLFADVARSTAIAEQMDPEDWAGIMNGAFAFMNAAVSHYGGTVSRLMGDAVLALFGAPIAHEDDAERAVRAGLEMQEAAMRYAAGIKQRHGVDFDLRVGINTGTAVLAFVGDAIKTEYTALGDAANVAARLQSAAEPGTVLISADTHKLVHALFDFRPRGRIEMKGKSEAVDSYEVAGIKAIPEATRGLAGLSSPLVGRAHELGLLGDRLGELTKGIGSVVAVIGEAGLGKSRLIAELKHLRDALPEPRPIWRETRAISYGQAIPYYPWRQLGRSIVGADDMDAAPAVREKIAAWVERLGLNPADIPFYETMIAVEGEASRATLRSMSGESVVNGVAAAIVNAIKTVMHADGRMTPYVMVMDDLHWSDSATLELIAQVATLAAFEPIMLVTILRPDRKAASWQLLDRLQGSLGSSFSRIDLEPLNAAGSSELLGNLLHIEELPESIRAQILERSEGNPFYLEEVLRSLIDGGQVVREGEHWRATRAILEASIPDTLAGVLSSRIDRLPDATKRVAQTAAVIGRVFQHRVLESVLHSGPAPERIEHVEPHLATLSYEQLVREKARDPEREYIFKHALTCEAAYDLLLRSRRRDLHARCGAALEALFAERRDEFAAMLAHHFEQAGELERTLQYARIAADNARRVYAVSEELEHRERILSTLEKLPGAMPAELIDAILEWAWVRNRRAQYDGLLERLEQAVQIARELGDKRRLGLALSWVGNVHMVTGFPSRGFRYLEEAQALAAETGDDQVLLLPLFIATWSLVERDARSGEEKLAQVIDMARKQDAPDILGHALTYRAIALARLGQFDEASALVDEALAMVSSISSPVKRADVHIGAGMAYYDMGDIEKGLEHAHIGADLAMSANGLECACAGYFGVGRGELDRRNLDDALAQFRRSLKLADAVGMDYYINLIRAGVAEAEFEKGSTGSVEQLRSAIDSARSTDDDFVVAALAMPFARALLRLERASEARDAISSAIGYFRRMNLKPYLANALSVLGDVADVQGEGELAANARLEAASLRDEIKLPPATATPPHMLQA; encoded by the coding sequence ATGCAGACGTGTTCCAAGTGCGGCTTCAGCAATCCGGACTCGGCAAGATTCTGCGCCAATTGCGGCAACGCGCTCGAGCCAGCCCGCCCGGTCGAAGGCGAGCGCCGCTTCGCGACCGTGCTGTTTGCAGACGTCGCCCGCTCCACCGCAATCGCCGAGCAGATGGACCCGGAAGATTGGGCCGGCATCATGAACGGCGCCTTCGCGTTCATGAATGCGGCCGTCTCGCATTATGGCGGCACGGTGTCGCGGCTGATGGGCGACGCTGTGCTGGCGCTGTTCGGCGCCCCCATCGCGCATGAGGACGATGCCGAGCGGGCCGTGCGGGCGGGGCTCGAGATGCAGGAGGCGGCGATGCGATATGCCGCTGGGATCAAACAGCGGCATGGCGTCGATTTCGACCTTCGGGTCGGGATCAATACCGGCACGGCCGTCTTGGCCTTTGTCGGCGATGCGATCAAGACCGAGTATACGGCGCTCGGCGATGCGGCTAATGTCGCCGCCCGGCTGCAGTCGGCGGCCGAGCCGGGTACGGTGCTGATCAGCGCCGACACGCACAAGCTGGTGCATGCGCTATTCGACTTCCGGCCGCGCGGCCGGATCGAGATGAAGGGCAAGAGCGAGGCGGTCGACTCCTACGAGGTCGCAGGCATCAAGGCGATCCCCGAGGCGACGCGGGGACTGGCGGGGCTGAGCTCGCCGCTGGTGGGACGCGCACACGAGCTCGGGCTGCTGGGTGACCGGCTCGGCGAGCTGACCAAGGGCATCGGCTCGGTGGTGGCGGTGATCGGCGAAGCCGGGCTTGGCAAATCGCGGTTGATCGCCGAGTTGAAGCACCTGCGCGACGCCCTGCCCGAGCCGCGGCCGATCTGGCGGGAAACCCGGGCGATCTCCTACGGCCAGGCGATCCCCTATTATCCGTGGCGACAGCTGGGCCGGTCGATCGTCGGCGCCGACGACATGGATGCGGCCCCCGCGGTGCGTGAGAAGATCGCAGCCTGGGTCGAGCGGCTGGGGCTCAACCCCGCCGACATCCCGTTCTACGAGACGATGATCGCGGTGGAAGGCGAGGCCAGCCGAGCGACGCTGCGCAGCATGTCCGGCGAGTCGGTGGTCAACGGCGTCGCGGCGGCGATCGTCAACGCCATCAAGACGGTGATGCATGCCGACGGCCGGATGACGCCCTATGTGATGGTGATGGATGACCTGCACTGGTCGGACTCCGCGACGCTGGAGCTGATCGCCCAAGTCGCGACCCTCGCGGCGTTCGAGCCGATCATGCTGGTGACGATCCTCAGGCCGGATCGGAAAGCGGCGAGCTGGCAATTGCTGGACCGGCTGCAGGGAAGCCTGGGCAGCAGTTTCTCTCGCATCGATCTCGAGCCGCTCAATGCCGCGGGGTCGAGTGAGCTGCTGGGCAACCTGCTGCATATCGAAGAGCTGCCCGAGAGCATCCGGGCGCAGATCCTCGAGCGCTCCGAGGGCAACCCATTCTATCTCGAGGAGGTGCTGCGCTCGCTGATCGACGGCGGCCAGGTGGTGCGCGAAGGCGAGCATTGGCGAGCGACCCGCGCCATCCTCGAAGCGAGCATTCCCGACACGCTGGCGGGAGTGCTCAGTTCGCGCATCGACCGGCTGCCCGACGCCACCAAGCGGGTGGCCCAGACGGCGGCGGTGATCGGCCGGGTGTTCCAGCACCGGGTGCTGGAATCGGTGCTGCATAGCGGGCCGGCGCCGGAACGGATCGAGCATGTCGAGCCGCATCTGGCGACGCTGAGCTATGAGCAACTGGTGCGCGAGAAGGCGCGCGACCCCGAGCGCGAATACATCTTCAAGCATGCCCTGACCTGCGAGGCGGCCTATGACCTGCTACTGCGCTCGCGCCGGCGGGACCTGCACGCGCGTTGCGGCGCGGCGCTGGAAGCGCTGTTCGCCGAGCGGCGCGACGAGTTCGCGGCGATGCTGGCGCACCATTTCGAGCAGGCCGGTGAGCTCGAGCGGACGCTGCAATATGCGCGGATCGCCGCCGACAATGCGCGGCGGGTCTATGCGGTGAGCGAGGAACTGGAGCACCGCGAGCGAATCCTCTCGACGCTTGAAAAACTTCCGGGCGCCATGCCCGCCGAGCTCATTGACGCCATTCTCGAATGGGCCTGGGTGCGCAACCGTCGGGCGCAGTATGACGGCCTGCTGGAAAGGCTCGAGCAGGCCGTGCAGATCGCCCGGGAGCTGGGCGACAAGCGGCGGCTGGGCCTGGCGCTGTCGTGGGTGGGCAATGTCCACATGGTCACGGGCTTTCCCTCGCGCGGCTTTCGCTATCTCGAGGAGGCGCAGGCGCTCGCCGCCGAGACTGGCGACGACCAAGTGCTGCTGCTGCCGCTGTTCATCGCCACCTGGTCGCTGGTCGAGCGCGATGCCCGCTCGGGCGAAGAGAAGCTCGCCCAGGTGATCGACATGGCGCGCAAGCAGGATGCGCCGGATATTCTCGGCCATGCCCTGACCTACCGGGCGATCGCCCTCGCGCGGCTCGGCCAGTTCGACGAAGCCAGCGCGCTGGTCGACGAGGCGCTGGCGATGGTTTCCAGCATCAGTTCGCCGGTGAAACGGGCCGACGTGCATATCGGCGCCGGTATGGCGTACTATGACATGGGTGATATCGAGAAGGGCCTCGAGCACGCCCATATCGGCGCCGATCTCGCCATGTCCGCCAACGGCCTCGAATGCGCCTGCGCCGGCTATTTCGGCGTCGGCCGCGGCGAGCTCGACCGGCGTAACCTCGACGATGCGCTGGCGCAGTTCCGGCGTTCGCTGAAGCTCGCCGATGCGGTCGGCATGGACTATTACATCAACCTGATCCGCGCCGGCGTGGCCGAAGCCGAGTTCGAAAAGGGCTCGACCGGTTCGGTCGAGCAGTTGCGCAGCGCCATCGACAGCGCCCGCTCGACCGATGATGATTTCGTCGTCGCAGCGCTGGCCATGCCGTTCGCCCGCGCGCTGCTGAGGCTCGAACGTGCGAGCGAGGCACGCGACGCCATCAGCTCGGCGATCGGCTATTTCCGTCGCATGAATCTGAAGCCTTATCTCGCCAATGCGCTGAGCGTCTTGGGCGATGTCGCCGACGTCCAGGGCGAAGGCGAGCTCGCCGCGAACGCCCGCCTCGAAGCCGCGAGCCTCCGAGACGAGATCAAGCTGCCGCCGGCGACGGCTACCCCGCCCCACATGCTTCAGGCCTAG
- a CDS encoding cytochrome c oxidase subunit II, translated as MVVAVVLVLIVVGSVVFHFLSPWWWTPIASNWGYIDNTIIITFWITGAVFAAVVLFVAYCVWRFRHKDGQKADYQPENRRLETWLMGLTAVGVAAMLIPGLFVWSQFINVPAGASEAEVMGAQWQWAYRLPGADGKLGLTDTRLVATDNPYGIKPDDPNGRDDVLIEADYLHLPVGKPVKLLLRSVDTLHDFYVAEFRSKMDMIPGAVTYFWFTPTRTGQFEVLCAELCGTGHPYMRGGVVIDTQEDYDAWLAGQQTYAQLYAPEVLKTATLD; from the coding sequence ATGGTCGTAGCAGTCGTTCTCGTGCTGATCGTCGTCGGCTCGGTGGTGTTCCACTTCCTGAGCCCCTGGTGGTGGACTCCGATCGCCTCCAACTGGGGCTATATCGACAACACCATCATCATCACCTTCTGGATCACCGGCGCGGTCTTCGCTGCAGTGGTGCTGTTCGTCGCCTACTGCGTCTGGCGCTTCCGGCACAAGGACGGGCAGAAGGCCGACTACCAGCCCGAGAACCGGCGGCTCGAGACTTGGCTGATGGGGCTGACCGCCGTCGGCGTCGCCGCCATGTTGATTCCCGGCCTGTTCGTCTGGAGCCAGTTCATCAACGTGCCGGCCGGGGCGAGCGAGGCCGAGGTCATGGGCGCGCAATGGCAATGGGCCTATCGGTTGCCGGGCGCTGACGGCAAGCTCGGCCTCACCGATACCCGGCTCGTCGCCACCGACAATCCCTACGGCATCAAGCCTGACGATCCCAACGGTCGCGACGACGTGCTGATCGAGGCCGACTACCTGCACCTGCCGGTCGGCAAGCCGGTGAAGCTGCTGTTGCGCTCGGTCGATACGCTGCACGATTTCTACGTCGCCGAGTTCCGCTCCAAGATGGACATGATCCCCGGCGCCGTCACCTATTTCTGGTTCACGCCCACCCGCACCGGTCAGTTCGAAGTGCTCTGCGCAGAGCTGTGCGGCACCGGCCATCCCTACATGCGCGGCGGCGTGGTGATCGACACGCAGGAAGATTACGACGCCTGGCTCGCCGGCCAGCAGACTTATGCCCAGCTCTACGCCCCGGAGGTGCTCAAGACGGCCACGCTCGATTGA
- a CDS encoding cytochrome c oxidase subunit I, with product MVDATHEPTAHAEFADAELYHPKSWWTRYVFSQDAKVIAIQYASTALAIGMLALVLSWLMRMQLAFPGFLSFIDAAAYYQFITMHGMIMVIYLITALFLGGFGNYLIPLMLGARDMVFPYVNMLSYWTYLLAVLVLVASWFVPGGPTGAGWTLYPPQAILSNTPGQEGGIVLMLVSLILFVIGFTMGGLNYVVTVLQGRTRGMTLMRMPLTVWGIFIATIMAMLAFPALFVACVMMLFDKLLGTSFFMPAVVEMGNLLPHQGGSPILFQHLFWFFGHPEVYIVALPAFGIVSDLISTHARKNIFGYRMMVWAIVIIGALSFVVWAHHMYVSGMNPYFGFFFAITTLIIAVPTAIKVYNWVLTLWRGDIHLNPPMLFALAFIVTFVNGGLTGLFLGNVVVDVPLSDTMFVVAHFHMVMGVAPILVIFGAIYHWYPKITGRMLDNRLAQLHFWVTFLGAYLIFFPMHYLGILGVPRRYFESGDISFQPPSAHDLNIFITVMALTVGAAQLVFVFNLLWSIRHGNPAGGNPWRATTLEWQTPQTPPAHGNFGPQLPVVYRWAYDYSVPGAAEDFIPQNQPGPNPPHDAPRKRRSARR from the coding sequence ATGGTCGACGCCACTCACGAGCCAACTGCCCACGCCGAGTTTGCGGATGCCGAACTCTACCATCCCAAAAGCTGGTGGACGCGCTACGTCTTCTCGCAGGATGCCAAGGTCATCGCCATTCAGTATGCCAGCACGGCGCTCGCCATCGGCATGCTGGCGCTGGTGCTCAGCTGGCTGATGCGCATGCAGCTGGCCTTCCCCGGTTTCCTCAGCTTCATCGACGCCGCCGCCTACTACCAGTTCATCACCATGCACGGCATGATCATGGTGATCTACCTGATCACCGCGCTGTTCCTCGGCGGCTTCGGCAACTACCTGATCCCGCTGATGCTGGGGGCGCGGGACATGGTGTTCCCCTACGTCAACATGCTCAGCTACTGGACCTACCTGCTTGCCGTGCTGGTGCTGGTCGCCAGCTGGTTCGTGCCCGGCGGCCCGACCGGCGCCGGCTGGACCCTCTATCCGCCGCAGGCCATCCTCTCCAACACCCCGGGGCAGGAGGGTGGCATCGTGCTCATGCTGGTGTCGCTGATCCTGTTCGTCATCGGCTTCACCATGGGCGGGCTCAACTATGTCGTTACCGTGCTGCAGGGGCGGACCCGCGGCATGACGCTGATGCGGATGCCGCTCACCGTCTGGGGCATCTTCATCGCCACGATCATGGCCATGCTCGCCTTCCCGGCGCTGTTCGTCGCCTGCGTCATGATGCTGTTCGACAAGCTGCTCGGCACCAGCTTCTTCATGCCGGCGGTGGTCGAGATGGGCAACCTGCTGCCGCACCAGGGCGGCAGCCCGATCCTGTTCCAGCACCTGTTCTGGTTCTTCGGCCACCCCGAGGTCTACATCGTGGCGCTGCCGGCCTTCGGCATCGTCTCCGACCTGATCAGCACGCACGCCAGAAAGAACATCTTCGGCTACCGCATGATGGTCTGGGCCATCGTGATCATCGGCGCGCTCAGCTTCGTGGTCTGGGCCCACCACATGTATGTGAGCGGCATGAACCCCTATTTCGGGTTCTTCTTCGCCATCACCACGCTGATCATCGCGGTGCCGACGGCGATCAAGGTCTACAACTGGGTGCTGACGCTGTGGCGCGGCGACATCCACCTCAACCCGCCCATGCTGTTCGCGCTCGCCTTCATCGTCACCTTCGTCAATGGCGGGCTCACCGGGCTGTTCCTCGGCAATGTGGTGGTCGATGTGCCGCTGTCCGATACCATGTTCGTGGTGGCGCATTTCCACATGGTGATGGGGGTCGCGCCGATCCTCGTCATCTTCGGCGCCATCTATCACTGGTACCCCAAGATCACCGGCCGCATGCTCGACAACAGGTTGGCCCAGCTGCATTTCTGGGTCACCTTCCTCGGCGCCTACCTGATCTTTTTCCCCATGCACTATCTGGGCATCTTGGGGGTGCCGCGGCGCTATTTCGAATCCGGCGACATCTCGTTCCAGCCGCCTTCGGCGCACGATCTCAACATCTTCATCACCGTGATGGCGCTGACCGTCGGCGCCGCGCAACTGGTCTTCGTCTTCAACCTCCTGTGGTCGATCCGGCACGGCAACCCGGCGGGCGGCAACCCCTGGCGGGCCACCACGCTCGAGTGGCAGACGCCGCAGACACCGCCCGCGCACGGCAATTTCGGCCCCCAGCTGCCGGTGGTCTATCGCTGGGCTTATGACTACAGCGTCCCCGGTGCCGCCGAGGACTTCATCCCGCAGAACCAGCCGGGCCCGAACCCGCCGCACGACGCGCCGCGCAAGCGCCGGAGCGCCAGGCGATGA
- a CDS encoding cytochrome c oxidase subunit 3 produces the protein MSVVVMFFAILAALAGWWLARQRLTVKPWLEQGVIEGVPDFGASRDPAKRVGLGFLLAVVGSLFALLTGAYFMRRELGDWQPLPVPPILWFNTAMLVASSLALEWAQRAVHRRSQVQLRLGLAAAGVFAVTFLVGQLIAWSELAASGYLVDGNPANSFFYLVTGLHGLHILGGLAALGWAGVKAWGRGGVESARLNVELCATYWLFMLFVWMVLFSLLAGWASEFVAFCQELLS, from the coding sequence ATGAGCGTCGTGGTGATGTTCTTTGCCATCCTCGCCGCCCTGGCCGGCTGGTGGCTGGCCCGCCAGCGGCTCACCGTCAAGCCGTGGCTGGAGCAGGGGGTGATCGAGGGCGTGCCGGATTTCGGCGCGTCCCGCGATCCCGCCAAGCGGGTCGGCCTCGGTTTTCTGCTGGCCGTGGTCGGCTCGCTGTTCGCCCTGCTAACCGGCGCCTATTTCATGCGCCGCGAACTCGGTGACTGGCAGCCGCTGCCGGTACCGCCGATCCTGTGGTTCAACACGGCCATGCTGGTGGCCTCGAGTCTCGCACTCGAATGGGCGCAGCGGGCCGTGCATCGGCGCAGCCAGGTGCAGCTCCGGCTCGGGCTCGCCGCGGCGGGCGTCTTCGCAGTCACCTTCCTCGTCGGTCAGTTGATCGCCTGGAGTGAGCTGGCGGCATCGGGTTATCTCGTCGACGGCAACCCGGCCAACAGCTTCTTCTACCTCGTCACCGGGCTGCATGGTCTGCACATTCTCGGCGGTCTCGCGGCGCTGGGTTGGGCCGGCGTCAAGGCCTGGGGCAGGGGTGGCGTGGAGAGCGCCCGGCTCAATGTCGAGCTCTGCGCCACCTATTGGCTGTTCATGCTGTTCGTCTGGATGGTGCTGTTCAGCCTGCTGGCCGGCTGGGCCAGCGAGTTCGTCGCATTCTGCCAAGAGTTGCTGAGCTGA
- a CDS encoding heme-copper oxidase subunit III family protein: protein MSDPAVTNTDPQPGLGGFVSDWSSDRTAFKTASWGKAMIWIFLLSDTFIFSCFLIAYMTARMSTSEAWPNPSEVFALEIGGVHIPLILIAIMTFVLISSSGTMAMAVNFGYRRDRVKTTVLMLLTAALGATFVGMQAFEWTKLISEGVRPWENPWGAPQFGSVFFMITGFHGTHVTIGVIFLILMARKVWRGDFDTGRKGFFTSRRGRWEIVEITGLYWHFVDLVWVFIFALFYLW, encoded by the coding sequence ATGTCCGATCCGGCCGTGACCAACACCGATCCGCAACCAGGCCTTGGCGGCTTCGTCTCCGACTGGTCGTCCGACCGGACCGCCTTCAAGACCGCCTCCTGGGGCAAGGCGATGATCTGGATCTTCCTGCTCTCGGACACCTTCATCTTCAGCTGCTTCCTCATCGCCTACATGACGGCCCGCATGTCGACGTCCGAAGCCTGGCCGAACCCGTCCGAGGTGTTTGCGCTCGAAATCGGTGGCGTGCACATACCGCTGATCCTCATCGCCATCATGACCTTCGTCCTGATCTCCTCGAGCGGCACCATGGCGATGGCGGTGAACTTCGGCTATCGCCGCGACCGGGTGAAGACCACTGTGCTGATGCTGCTGACGGCGGCGCTGGGCGCCACCTTTGTCGGCATGCAGGCGTTCGAGTGGACCAAGCTCATCTCCGAGGGCGTCCGTCCCTGGGAGAACCCCTGGGGCGCGCCGCAGTTCGGCTCGGTGTTCTTCATGATCACCGGCTTCCACGGCACCCACGTCACCATCGGGGTGATCTTCCTCATCCTGATGGCCCGCAAGGTTTGGCGCGGCGACTTCGACACTGGTCGGAAGGGCTTTTTCACCTCACGCAGGGGGCGCTGGGAGATCGTCGAGATCACCGGCCTTTACTGGCACTTCGTCGACCTGGTGTGGGTCTTCATCTTCGCGCTGTTCTACCTGTGGTGA
- a CDS encoding cytochrome C oxidase subunit IV family protein: MAEAHMSSEALAAPDAHAEGQQHPIRLYLIVWFWLFVLSACSYLVDLLQFQGYLRWGLILMLMLGKAGLIIAVFMHMAWERLALSYAILVPPILVLIFVVIMAFEADYTFFTRLEFFGASPAVPAPVVH; this comes from the coding sequence ATGGCTGAAGCACATATGAGCTCCGAAGCCCTCGCGGCGCCCGACGCCCATGCCGAGGGACAGCAGCATCCCATCCGGCTCTACCTGATCGTCTGGTTCTGGCTGTTCGTGCTCAGCGCCTGCTCCTACCTGGTCGATCTGCTGCAGTTCCAGGGCTACCTGCGCTGGGGCCTGATTCTCATGCTGATGCTGGGCAAAGCCGGGCTGATCATCGCGGTGTTCATGCACATGGCCTGGGAGCGGCTGGCGCTCAGCTACGCCATCCTGGTGCCGCCGATCCTGGTGCTGATCTTCGTGGTGATCATGGCGTTCGAAGCGGACTACACCTTCTTCACGCGCCTGGAGTTCTTCGGCGCGAGCCCCGCGGTGCCCGCGCCGGTCGTTCACTGA
- a CDS encoding c-type cytochrome: protein MVRTAIALAVLVLSGGTALAQGGDATQGATVFKKCMACHAIGDGATNRVGPVLTGVLGRTAGTYEGFNYSQAMKDAGAGGLVWTPETLAQFLPKPGAFVKGTKMSFPGLGKPEDVANVIAYLATFSPDFKPAAPQ, encoded by the coding sequence ATGGTTCGGACTGCGATTGCACTTGCCGTTCTCGTATTGAGCGGCGGAACGGCGCTGGCCCAGGGTGGCGATGCCACGCAGGGCGCGACGGTGTTCAAGAAATGCATGGCCTGCCATGCCATTGGCGACGGCGCCACGAACCGCGTCGGTCCAGTGCTGACCGGAGTGCTGGGACGAACGGCCGGTACCTATGAAGGCTTCAACTATTCGCAGGCGATGAAGGATGCGGGCGCCGGCGGGCTGGTCTGGACGCCCGAAACACTGGCGCAATTCCTCCCCAAGCCTGGCGCTTTCGTCAAAGGCACGAAGATGAGCTTCCCGGGGCTGGGCAAACCCGAGGACGTCGCGAACGTCATCGCCTACCTCGCGACCTTCTCGCCGGATTTCAAGCCGGCGGCACCGCAATAG
- a CDS encoding LacI family DNA-binding transcriptional regulator, which produces MTTIRDVAKLAEVSVSTVSLALSNPGRVSQKTLERIRSAVAAVGYVADPLAQSLARGRSKMIGLVVGNVGNPFFGDIRRELENYALEHEHFVLIADSSGKPERERALVEHLIGLKCAGLALAPSSFGSDYIGFLQSLKVPVVCFDQKLAGVERDFVGSDNYLAGAMLTEHLLQLGHRRIAFIAGPKYMHTAAERYRGFVETMASAGVEVNPNYVVDGQFTRTAGYEAAMRLLIQPERPTAILGANNAVALAALQAMQELGFDCPGDISLCMIDHAQWSNVITPRITMVVQDTLKLGGIIARQLLHRITATEAAAEPAQDFVLAPKFVPGNSCRRV; this is translated from the coding sequence ATGACTACCATTCGTGATGTTGCCAAACTGGCGGAAGTCTCGGTCTCGACGGTGTCGCTGGCGCTGTCGAACCCGGGGCGGGTGAGCCAGAAAACCCTGGAACGGATCCGCAGCGCCGTGGCGGCCGTGGGCTATGTCGCCGACCCCCTGGCACAGAGCCTGGCGCGTGGCCGTTCCAAGATGATCGGGCTGGTGGTCGGCAATGTCGGCAACCCGTTCTTCGGCGACATTCGGCGCGAACTGGAGAACTATGCGCTCGAGCACGAGCATTTCGTGCTCATTGCCGACTCGTCAGGCAAACCCGAGCGTGAGCGCGCGCTGGTCGAGCACCTGATCGGGCTCAAATGCGCCGGCCTGGCGCTGGCGCCGTCGAGCTTCGGCTCGGACTACATCGGCTTCCTGCAGAGCCTCAAGGTGCCTGTGGTCTGCTTCGACCAGAAATTGGCCGGCGTCGAACGCGATTTCGTGGGTTCGGACAATTATCTGGCCGGCGCCATGCTGACCGAGCACCTGTTGCAGTTAGGGCATCGGCGGATCGCCTTCATCGCCGGTCCGAAGTACATGCATACCGCTGCCGAGCGGTATCGGGGCTTCGTCGAGACCATGGCAAGCGCCGGGGTCGAGGTGAACCCCAACTACGTGGTCGACGGCCAGTTCACCCGTACGGCCGGCTACGAGGCAGCGATGCGCCTGCTGATCCAGCCCGAACGCCCCACCGCGATCCTGGGCGCCAACAACGCGGTGGCGCTGGCGGCGCTGCAGGCGATGCAGGAGTTGGGCTTCGATTGTCCGGGGGATATCTCGCTGTGCATGATCGACCACGCACAATGGAGCAATGTCATCACGCCGCGCATCACCATGGTCGTGCAGGATACGCTCAAGCTGGGTGGCATCATTGCCCGGCAGCTCCTCCATCGCATCACCGCCACCGAGGCGGCCGCCGAGCCGGCGCAAGACTTCGTGCTGGCGCCGAAATTCGTGCCGGGGAACTCCTGCAGGCGGGTGTAG
- a CDS encoding alpha-L-fucosidase, with the protein MDSALTLSGGLDSSAGKAWFSNDRFGMFIHFGLYALAARHEWVQHREEISPEAYRKYFENFDPDLYDPKQWARRAREAGMKYVVLTAKHHEGFCLWDSKFTDYKATNTPYGKDLLKPYVEAFRAEGLKVGFYYSLIDWHHPEFPIDGIHPLRNHPDALEMNKSRDVTKYAEYMHNQVRELLTGFGEISVIWFDFSYPKREYRGMPGKGRADWQSEELIGLVRVLQPNIIVGDRLDLPTDGNFPKDLATPEQYTPRVAPTINGKPVRWEVCHTFSGSWGYHRDENTWKDAGQLINILIDTVALGGNLLMNVGPTARGTFDARAVTALETYGKWLDVNGRSIYGAGPSEYRAPAGTRFTQRGNRLYLHLQTWPFRHVHIEGLGRKVKYAQFLHDASEIHWLDPDAEVDSNIGVAVGDGMLTLELPVLKPDVVTPVVELILKD; encoded by the coding sequence TTGGATAGCGCACTCACCCTTAGCGGTGGTCTCGACTCGTCTGCCGGCAAGGCCTGGTTCAGCAATGACCGCTTCGGCATGTTCATTCACTTCGGGCTTTATGCCCTCGCCGCGCGCCACGAATGGGTGCAGCACCGCGAGGAGATTTCGCCTGAGGCCTATCGCAAGTATTTCGAGAACTTCGACCCCGACCTCTACGACCCCAAGCAGTGGGCGCGCCGGGCGCGCGAGGCCGGGATGAAATATGTGGTGCTGACCGCCAAGCACCACGAGGGCTTCTGCCTGTGGGATTCGAAGTTCACCGACTACAAGGCGACCAACACCCCCTACGGCAAGGACCTGCTGAAGCCCTATGTCGAGGCGTTCCGCGCCGAAGGGTTGAAGGTGGGCTTCTACTATTCGCTGATCGACTGGCACCATCCCGAGTTCCCGATAGACGGCATCCATCCCCTGCGCAACCATCCCGACGCGCTGGAGATGAACAAGAGCCGCGACGTCACCAAATATGCCGAGTACATGCACAACCAGGTGCGCGAACTGCTCACCGGCTTCGGCGAGATCTCGGTGATCTGGTTCGACTTCAGCTATCCCAAGCGCGAGTATCGCGGCATGCCCGGCAAGGGCCGCGCCGACTGGCAGTCCGAGGAGCTGATCGGGCTGGTGCGCGTGCTGCAGCCCAACATCATCGTCGGCGACCGGCTGGACCTGCCCACCGACGGCAACTTCCCCAAGGATCTGGCGACGCCCGAACAGTATACGCCGCGCGTCGCTCCCACCATCAACGGCAAGCCGGTGCGCTGGGAGGTCTGCCACACCTTCTCGGGTTCATGGGGCTATCACCGCGACGAGAATACCTGGAAAGACGCCGGCCAGTTGATCAATATCCTGATCGACACCGTCGCGCTCGGCGGCAACCTGCTGATGAATGTCGGGCCCACCGCCCGCGGCACCTTCGATGCGCGTGCGGTCACCGCGCTCGAGACCTATGGCAAGTGGCTCGACGTCAACGGCCGCTCGATCTACGGCGCCGGCCCGTCTGAATACCGGGCGCCTGCCGGCACCCGCTTCACCCAAAGGGGCAACCGGCTCTACCTGCACCTGCAGACCTGGCCGTTCCGCCACGTCCATATCGAGGGGCTGGGGCGCAAGGTGAAATATGCGCAGTTCCTGCACGATGCGAGCGAGATCCACTGGCTCGACCCCGATGCAGAAGTAGATTCCAATATCGGTGTGGCCGTCGGCGACGGCATGCTGACGCTCGAATTGCCGGTGCTGAAGCCTGATGTGGTGACCCCGGTGGTCGAGCTGATCCTCAAGGACTGA